The genomic region TTTCAGTTAGCCAACCCAGTGGCACTTCGGACGGAGATGGGTCTCTCGAAACACGCACTAGGTTGGCTCCGGGGGCGGGATTCGAACCCGCGACCAATTGATTAACAGTCAACTGCGCTACCGCTGCGCTACCCCGGAATATTGAATAACTATAAACTATTTTATATTATTTTTCAAAAATTGTCAACTGCATATTTTTACATTAAATTCCGAGGTGCAGTCTAAAACAATGGGAATAGTAAGACCCCCTCCTAACCTCCCCCCGAGTACGGAGGGAGGAAAAATGCCCCCGCCGTTTACGCCTAGTAATAATTATGCTAAGCTTGGGTTTAGAACATTTACAAGGAGAACTTCTGATGCCAAAAAATAAAAAAATCGGGCTTATTCTGCCTGGGGGCGGATTTCATGGTCCATTTCAGGCTGGAGTGTTAAAATTTTTTGAAGAAAGAGGTATCAGATTTGATTATATCGTTGCTTCTTCCATCGGCACAATCAATGCTTCTATTTTAGGAGCAAAAGATGGAGACGCGGAAAAACTCTGCAAATTTTGGGAAAACGTCAAACCACATCATTTTTTTTATCTTGCTTGGAAAGAATGGTTAAAAACCGGCCATATTAATTCTATTTTTTCACCAAAAAAACTTGAGGAACAAATTCTCAAAATTGCTGACATTTACAACCAGCGCGAAAATATGGATATAGAGCTTTCTCTTTTAAATTTGGATACAGGGCGAGTTGAATATGTATCAAGCCACGACCCGGATTTCAAAAATGCTCTTTGGGCAAGCACTGCCATCGCGCCTTTTTATCCGGCAATGTTTTTGGAAAGCCGGGGAAGCCAATATATTGATGGTGGTTTAGGAAGAAACTTTATGATTCAGAGATGTTTTGAGAAGGGCTGTGACTCTGTTGTCCTCATTAACTTGATTGAAACACAAAAGACTCGAGCAAAACCGCAAAAAGAATTTGGCAAACGAAGAAGTCTGGAAGCTGTTTTTTGGCGGACGGCAACGCTTGTCATTAAACGAGTTTTTGCCGATAGCGCCGGACAGGACAAATATGATAATGAAAAAGTACTAAAAATATTTTCGCCAAAAGGAACTTATTTTTCTATTCTTCTTCCGTCTAATCGATGGTTTCGACAAATGATTGAAACCGGCTATGAGGAGGCGGAAAGAGTATTCAATGCCTCAATGCTTTTGGTAGGAAAATAAACAAATTATGAACATACAATAGGTATGTTCATTTTTATATTTTAAAAATTATTCTTCCATTTTTGTAGCCTTGCCATAATAATATGTAAGAGATAAGCTATAAAAGCGTCATATATACAAGTACTGGCTAAAAATTTGATAAATTTTGGTATTTTTAGCTATTTTTATAATTTAATCAATAAGATAATCCCGAATTATATTCAGGGCACTCACTAAAAATATATGTTGAAAAAAACATTAAAACTAATATGGAGGAAAAAAATCTTATCAGGCATCTGTCTGGTTGCTATAGCCGGAACAAGCTATTTTGGTTATGAAAAATTAGGCAATCAAGCAGAAACGAAATATATAACTTCGGCCGTAGAAAAAGGAATGATTATACAATCCGTTTCTGGCTCCGGTAAAGTAAGCTCACTAAATCAAATCGATATTAAACCAAAAGCTTCTGGCGATATTACAGGTGTTTATGTAAAAGAAGGGCAGGAAGTAAAAAAAGGAACTCTTCTTTTTAGTATAAGCTCTACTGACGCGCAAAAATCCGTAACTGATGCAGAAATATCTTTGGATAGTGCAAAAATAGATCTCGAAGAAATTCTTGAACCAGTAGACCAGCTAACCCTTATGCAAGCACAGAACGCATACGATCAAGCAGTATCTTCGGAAAAAAAAGCCATAGAAGATCTTTCCAGCTCCTATGAAGATGGACTCAGCTCTTTAACGAGCATCTTCTTTGATCTTCCTGAAATTATGACAGATCTTTATGACGTTCTTTTTGGTTATGATTTTGGAACATCGCAATGGAATATTGATTGGTATTCGGATACAACGCAAAATTATGGAGGTGAAGTTTTGAAATATAAACAATTAGCAGAAAATAATTATAAAATAGCAAAAAATAGCTATGATAAAAATTTTGATAATTATAAAAACATCAGTGGCTATTCTGAAACCGTGAAAATTGATGCTCTAACTGACGAAACCCATGCTACAATAAAAAATATCTCGGAAACAATAAAAAGTATGACAAATCTTGTTAATTTTACAAAAGACATACTTGAACAAAACGGGGCAACAATCCCTTCCGCTCTATTGTCACAACAAAAAACTTTGCAAGACTATACATTGTCAGTGAATAAAATACTTGGCACGCCCACCTCTATAAAACGAACTATTCAAAATGCAAAAGACGCAATCCCTAAAGCAAAAATAACACTTATGGAAAAAGAAAAAGCGTTAGAAGATGTAAAGAACGGGGCTGATAATATTACTATCAGATTAAAAACTTTGGCAGTACAACAAAAAGAAAACGCGTTGCTTTCTGCAAAGCAAAACTTAGCAGAATACTATCCACGCGCGCCTTTTGATGGAATAATTGCAGACTTAAGTGTAGAAAAAAATAATTCCTTTTCATCCGGAAATGCAGGCGCAACCATTACAACGAAACAAAAAATAGCCGAAATCAGCTTAAACGAAATTGATGTAACAGACATTAAAGTAGGACAAAAAGCAACTTTAACTTTTGACGCTGTTGAAGGATTGTCAATCACAGGAGAAGTTGTAGATGTAGACTCTATTGGCACCATTTCTCAAAACATTGTCAGCTATGCGGTACAAATCGCTTTTGATATAGATGACGACAGAATAAAACCAGGAATGAGCGTTAGTGTATCCATTATAACTAATTCTAAACAAAATATTTTAACCGTTCCTCTAGGTGCAGTAAAAACTCAAGGACAAACAAGCTATGTAGATATTTTAAAAGATGGGGAACCACAAAAAACTCAAGTTGAAACCGGCATAAGTAATGATACCTTAATTGAAATTACAAGCGGACTAAATGAAGGCGATATGGTAGTAACTCAGACGATATCTACGGGTGGTACAACACCTTCCGCGTCTTCAAATACTGGGAATAAAAATTTTGGCGGTTCCGGATCTTTCAACGCAGGAAGTGGAGCGGTGATGAGAATAATACAGTAATTTTTATGATAAAGTGCGAGAATATAACAAAAGTATATAAAAGGGGTACCTCTGAACTTAAAGTTTTGGATAATGTTTCATTTGAAATAAAAAAAGGTGAGTTTGTTGGAATTGTCGGTCCATCGGGTTCAGGAAAATCAACCTTAATGAATATTCTGGGTGTTTTGGATAGGCCTACTACAGGAAATTATAAATTAAACGATAGGAGTGTTCTGGATTTTTCTGATGACGAATTAGCAGAAATGCGTTCACAAAAAATAGGTTTTGTTTTTCAATCGTTTAACCTGCTTTCAAGGTCAACCGTTCTAAGAAATGTATCTCTTCCTTTAATTTATGATAAAAATACTCTTCCGGAAGAGCGAATAAAAAAAGCTAAGCGAGCGCTCTCTGCCGCAGGACTAGAAGAGGATCGCTGGACGCACTTGTCAAACGAACTTTCCGGTGGACAAATGCAAAGAGTGGCAATCGCTAGAGCCCTTGTTAACGAACCTGATTTAATTCTGGCTGATGAACCAACAGGAAACCTTGATTCAAAAACCGGCGAGATAGTACTAGAAACTTTCAAAAAATTGAATGCGGAAAAAGGGCACACTATAATCTTGATTACTCATGATAAAAATGTTGCCAATTACACTGACAGAACAATAGAAATAAAAGACGGACAAATAATTTCTGATAACTAATTACTATGTTCTTAAAAGATTTATTTCAAGAAACATATTTTTCTCTCTCTTCAAACAAACCAAGATCTGCCCTTACTATTCTGGGTATTGTTATTGGTATTGGCTCAGTTATTGCTATGGTTTCTATCGGAGCAGGCGCAACAAAAAATATAACAGCAAACATAGAATCATTGGGTTCTAACCTCCTTATTGTTATGCCGGGAGTACAAAAAAATAGTGGGTCTGTTGTGCGTGGAGGAATGGGATCGGCTACAACCTTAACATCAGAAGATTCGGTCGCTATTGAAAACCAGATAGCGGGTATAAAGAGTATAGCGCCTACCGTTTCAACCAGGAAACAGGTAAAGACAACAAAAGGCACCAATACGAACACTAGTATTTATGGAATAACTCCGGCTTATGTTGACATAAAAACACTTGCGCTTGAAACAGGCACATTTTTAACCGATTCTCATATTGACAAAATTTCTAAAGTGGCTATTTTAGGTCCTACGGCAAGAGATGATTTATTCGAAGAAGGCATAAATCCAATCGGACAAAAAATTCGGATAGACAGTTTGGAATTTACTGTTATCGGTGTAACTGAAGCTAAGGGCGGAAGCGGCATGGGAAGCGCTGACGATTTGATATATATTCCCCTAAGCACGGCTCAACATTATTTTATGGGTAGTAAGAGTGTAAGCAATATAAATATACAAGCAGAAAAAGAAAATATGATGACATCCATCCAAGAAGATGTTACAAACCTCCTCTTAAAAAGGCATGGAATATCAGATCCTCTAAGCGCTGACTTTTCTATTATGAATCAAACAGATATAATGAATACAATGTCATCTGTTACAGGCACACTAACTATGCTCTTGGGGGCAATTGCTAGCATTTCTCTTTTAGTCGGCGGAATCGGAATTATGAATATGATGCTCACAACCGTAACAGAACGAACGCGAGAAATAGGGCTTCGCAAATCATTAGGCGCAAAAAGAAAAGACATCAGTATGCAATTTTTAAGCGAATCCGTGATGCTAACTTTTATTGGCGGAGCAATAGGAGTTTTGCTTGGCTGGGGTGTATCTCTTTTGATTAATAAATTTGGAGGAATGACAACAGACGTTTCTTTGTGGTCAGTTGCATTAGCTTTTTTTGTGGCAGCGGCAATTGGAATTATTTTTGGCTATTACCCTGCTAGACGCGCAGCCGCGCTAAACCCGATAGAAGCATTGAGATACGAGTAATACTTATCAATTTTAATTATAAATAAATACTGCGTCCTACTTAGCGAGACATATAATTATAAAATATGAAAAAAATATATATCTCTATTTTCGCGCTTTTGATTGCTTTTGTATTGGTGGGTGCCGGGTGCCAAAAAAATACTACCGACGAAATCTCTACCGGACGCGCAGGTAGGGTCGGACAAGCGTCTTTTATGAATAATGATATGTTTGATGACGCAAGTGCTGACGAGCTTATTCTTGGAGAAAAGATATCTGTGATGGGTGCAACAAATAGCGATGGAAGTGTCACGGCGCAAACTATTATTATTGGAGATTTTTCTAAAATGCAGGGAATTGTAAAACCGGAAGGGACACAACAAGACGGGCAATCGCCTGACACAAACATTCCAAATATCGGACAACGCCCAGATGCTTCACAGTTTCAGAATATGACTGATGAAAAAAGACAAAAAATGCGTGACCAAATGACAGCCAGCCGGAAAACAGCTACCGGCGGACAAGGAACGCGTACAGGAAGCATTAACCAATCAACCGGACGAGCAAATGGAGAAATAATAAATATTGACGAGACAACAATCACCGTAAAGCTTGCTGACGGCGGTTCAAGTTTGATATTCTATTCTTCTGAAACTGTTATCAAAAAAATGAAAGATACTCCAGCTACTCCTCAAACCGAAACTCAATCGTAATAATTATATTTAAAAAATAAAATTAAAAAAACTTATCGTTTTATTTAATCTAAAGTAGTAATAAGAAAAATAATAATATGCCTATTATAAAATGGAATCCATTTTGGATGGATGACGAGTTTGAAAATATATTTAATACAAAATTAGCTGCTTTTCCGATTGATGTTTATGAAAAAGATGGGAAAGTAATCGCAGAAGCGCCAATTCCCTGTGTAGACCCAAAAAAAATTGAGGTTGCGATTGAAAACGAAGTTTTAACAATAAAAAGCACGGAAGAGCAAAAAAGCGAAGTGGAAGAAAAAAATTATTTTAGAAAAGAAATTCGCCATGGAAGTTTTTGTAGGAGTGTTCGCCTGCCTGTTCCTGTGCAAGAAGAAAAAGCAGAGGCCAACTTTAAAGACGGGGTTTTGACCATATCAATCCCAAAAGCAAAAGAAGAAAAAAACAAGAAGTCGATAAAAATAAAAGTAGAAGAACGATAATACATAAATAATTTAAGCGCTACTAACGTTATTATAAAAAGAGCCAAGTTGGCTCTTTTAGTTTTGTTTCTCTTTGAACATATGGGCGAATTCTCCTGCTTTGCCTTCACAATTATCACCGGCAACAATAGTCATATCACCGTGCTTACCATCCGGATACTCTTTTAATAAATTATCTACCCTTTGTGAATGTTTAATGCCAACTGCAGTTCCTTTTGCGCAAATCAACCAAAGCTCGCCATTAAAATGCACATATCTTAGAAACCGACAACGCTGAAGTTCTTTATTGCCAACCCCACAACAATCGTGCATATATTCTGGATCAAGCCCTTTTAATTTACGCATGCCCATCTTTTCACCTCCTTCTCTACTTTTAACTTAGCACCTTTTATAAACCTTGGCAATATTTATTTTAAGAAGGATGGATACTCTATTCGCATTGAGCAAGTTTTTTTGGTATAATAAAATTATAACAATTAAAAGAATATTTTATGTGCAGTATGAAGAAATTAAGGCGACTGCTTCTACTCATAGTAACTCTGGGTATTGCCGGATTTGTAGTTGGAAAGAAAAAAGGATACATAAAGGATGTAAAAAAGAAATAATACTAACTTATTCTTGAAATAAAAAAATCCCATATTGCATGGGACTATTTTTGTGCGCTAGAAAGGAAGTGCAAGCCAGTATGGCAAGGTCACCGCCATCAAAGAATCCTTTGCGCCTAAATAAGATATCAGGATGAGCGAAGCGTTGAACAAAGAGTGCAAAATCATTCCTGAGGCAAGAGAACGCCCGTTACGCAAGTAGACATAGGAAAGGACAAATCCTCCAAAACCCTGGAGAAGAATATTGATTGCTCCACCATGAACAACTCCAAAAACCAGAGAGGTAATAATGATAATAGGATAAATCGGCTTGCGTCCCAAACGTTTGATAACCGAAGGTTTCAAAATTTCGTCTTCGTCGCGATTTCTCAACTTCTTGCTAAACCAATACCATCGAAATGCAAGTTCCTCCCAAACAGGAGCAAGAATACAGGCGAAAAAGATATATGCCACCAAACTTCTCGTTAATCCAACTTGGAGCAATGACAGAACGTCTTGTTTTACAACATAATTCCATAGCGTAAAGCTATGCTTGTGCAAAGTTTCTTGACTCAGTAATCTGGTCAAAAACAGAATCATTAAACCGTTATAAATAAGGTCAACGACAAGCGCCGTCAACACAACGGTGGTTTTCTCAATAAAAGTGCGACGCTGTTTCTGCAGAATTGGTGAACCGTCTTCACTTTGTCTGCCAGTCTCTTTCCAATAATAAAAATCAAGAAAAAACAATTTATTACGATTCCAACGTTCTTTTAGGGTACATTTCTGCTTCTCATACTCCATGGCTACCCTCTCCTTTCAAGGTGCTATATTTATAGTATCCTACAAATAAAAATAAGGCAATAGCGCCTTATTTTAGTAAAATATTCCTGAAAAAATGATTAAAAATTCTAGTAATCTCGTAATTTTCTTATATCTCGCTTTTCTTGTATTTTTTCAAGCGCCTTCGCTTCAATCTGACGGATACGCTCACGGGTTACATCAAACTCTCGCCCCACTTCTTCCAAAGTATGAGTAACGCCGTCACCTAAGCCAAAACGCATTTCCAAAATCTTCTGTTCTCTTGGAGTAAGGTCGGAAATTAGATTTCTTACATAATCTTTCAAAAGCTGGCGCGCGGCCGCTTTATCCGGAGAAATATTCTTTACATCTTCAATAAAGTCTTCAAGCTTGCTATCCTCATCATCGTTACCAACAGAGGTCTCCAAAGAAACCGTATCTTGAGATATTTTTTGTATATGCCTAACTTTTTCAATATCTTCCTGCATTTCGAAAGCAATTTCTTCCGGAGTAGGTTCTCTTCCCAGCTCTTGCACCAAAACACGACTTATCTGCTGAAGACGATTTATTGTTTCAACCATATGCACAGGAATACGAATAGTTCGTGATTGATCCGCCAGAGCGCGAGTAATTGCCTGCCTCACCCACCATGTCGCATATGTAGAGAACTTAAACCCTTTTCTATATTCAAATTTTTTGACAGCCCTGAATAGCCCTATGTTTCCTTCTTGAATTAAATCCAAAAGGGACATATTTTTTCCTACAAATTTTTTCGCAATTGAAATAACAAGACGAAGATTAGCTTCAATCAATCCTTTTTCAGCTTCTTTATCATTTTTTTCTTTTCTTTTTGCAAGCGCAATTTCTTCTTCAGGAGTAAGAAGAGAAATTTTGCCTATCTCTTTTAGATACATCTGTATTGAATCAGGTGCCAAAAGAGACATATCTACAGAAACTCTCCCCTCTTTCTTATCATCTCTCTTAGGCTGTCCCAACATTGCGCGATCTTCATCTCTACGCCCCAAAAAACCTTCTCTTTGTTCTAAGATAGACAATCCCATTCTATCCAATTGATATAAAAGCTCTTCATAGGTAGGGACGTAATCTTCAATTTCCGGAAAGGAACTGATTATCTCATATTCAGTTAGAAACCCTCTATTTTGCGCTTTTCGTAACAACGAGTCAAATTGCTCTTCAGTTGGCGGAGCAGATTTTTGATAACGCTCTTTTGGTTTTTTAACTTTCTTTAAAGCGGTCTTTTTCAGCGCGGTTGAGATTTTTTTTACTGGTTTTTTTTGAACTTTCTTTTTTATAACTTTAGCCTGCTTTGTTTTTTTCAAAGGAAGAGATTTTTTCTTTGGCGCAGATTTTTTACGGATAGTCGGTTTAGTCTTCTTGCTAAAAAAACCAAATCGCTTAGCTTTTGGCTTCTTTTTTTCCTTAACGACTTTCTTTTTAATTGTATTTTTCTTAGACATTTAGTTTTTTAAATTCTTCTAAAATATTTTTCATTTTTTCGTCATTACCTTCCTTTTCTATAAGCATCATCTCTTTCTCCAACACTTTTCTTTTATTTTTAATATAACTATTTATTATATACAAAGATAAGGCTTTTAATTCTCTCTGAACTTCATCTTCTGTACAATTGGCATATTCCTTATCTTTCAAAAGCAATAATTTATCTAAAATTAGCGTATCTTTACCTAATTCTTCAATCCAGGCCCGAAACTTGTCCAAATTAAAAAGCTTATTGTCATTATAGTAAAGAATAATATGCCTGTAAAACTCTTTGGCAATTTCAAGATTTAGCATATCCGAGGAAACGGCTTGCAAATACTGACTTTCTTCATTGAGCACACCTAAAAGCAACGCCAAATATTTAAATTCTATATTCTTCTCCTGAATTTTTTCCGTCTCTTTTATTGCTATTGGAAACGCGGTATTCTGTCTGCCTTTTAATATCTCTACCCGCAAATCTCTTTCGTGAACACCAGTTATAACGCTAAGCTTCTTTAGCCATAAAGCTCTTTCTACAGAAGTTTTTATTTTTTTTATCTGAGAAATAATTAAATTGCAAAAATCAGCATTTTCTTTCGGGTCGTCCAATTTATATTTACAAAGATTAGTGTCAATATAAAAATCAATAATGTGTTTTGGGGTTTGGACTGCTTTTTTCCAAAGCTCTGGAGCTTTTTTTACAAGCTCGTCCGGGTCTTTTACAATTGGTTCACCAAGTTCATTTTTAGGTATTTCTAAAATCTTTACATGCAATCCTGCTCTAAGTGCCACATCAATACCTCTAAGCGCTGCTTCTATGCCTGCACTATCGGCATCAAAACTCATAATTATACTGCTTGTATACCTTTTTATTAGAATTGCCTGTTCTGTCGTAAGCGCTGTACCAGAAGTGGCTACTACATTCTTAAAACCCGCTTGCCATAAGCCGATTACGTCCATATTTCCTTCTACAAAAATTGCGCATTCCTGACGTTTTATTTCTTGTTTTGAAAAATTAAGACCATAGAGAATTTGTGATTTTTTATAAACTGGCGTCTCAGGCGTATTAATATATTTTCCTAACTTTCCATCATCAAATTCCGGCAGTACTCTGGCCGTAAAACCAACAACAGTTCCATAATGATTAAAAATTGGGAACATCACTCTTCCTCTAAAACGATCATATATTTTTCCACCAATCTCTTTTTGATTCGCAAGCCCGGCCAAGATTATGTCTCTGTCTTTGAAGCCCTTTGAAATTAAATGAGAGGTGAGGGCATCCCACGATTGAGGCGCAAAACCAAGACGAAAATTATCAATCGTTTCTTTGAAAAGTTCTCTGTTTTTCAAGTATTCCGTAGCTATCGGGGATTTTAAAAGTTCTGCTGAATAAAATAATGCAGCCGCTTCTAAAACATCTGTGAGTTTACTCTTTTGTGAAATTAGCTTTGGGTCTTCGCGTTTTAGAACAACACCGGCACGCTTTGCTAAAATACGCAAAGCCTCAGGAAAGTCTATTCCCTCCATTCTCATCAAAAACCCAAAGATATCCCCTCCTTCTCCGCATCCAAAACAATGCCATATTTGCTTATCTTCCGATATCATAAGCGAGGGGCTCTTTTCTGAATGAAAAGGACAAAGCGCCTTATAATTGGCACCTGCTTTTTTCAACTCAATATACTCGCGGAGAAAATCCACGATATTTATGCGAGATTTTATTTGCTCAATATTATCCATGATATTTGCCTGCCCGCTGGCCTAATATCACCAATAACGCGGGTTCGCGTTTATTCGCAAAGATAGATTCGCGGATTCAATCTATATTATTGCCTTACCAAATCCCAGGAAATAGTTATCTTTCTTTCTGTTCCGTCTTCAAGAATTTCACTAATCTCTCTTTTTCCTTTTAAGTTTCCGCTAATCGGATCAGGCGTTAATACTAATTTTTCTGCTACCACTTCAGGAAGTGTATATATTGTTTGTTCTTCTAGATCGTTAACAATATCTCCCGATTCTTTTCCGTAGATACAAATTGATTTTCTTTTTAAATATTCTTTTGCGCTATCTGCTTTACCCCAAGCTGAAGGAAGCTTTAATAAATATGTTCCATCATCTTTTACCTCTAAGCGTAGAGTGTTTTCACCTAAATTTCCATCACCAATAATTGTATATGTCTTTGTTTTTTCTTCCTGGCTGCATCCTAAAAAATTATATGCATATCCGCCATCAGCAACAACAAACTCTGTTGCATAAGCATTTTCTCTTAAAGTAAAGATTGCCTGAAGTATTCCTTGCTCATTCTTTTTCTCTTTTGTATCCGTCCATTCATACTTAACAGAACCACTCCACTCATTACATCCCTCTCTCATTGCAAAAACTTGAATTTCTTCTTTTAAGGTCGATGATGCAGAATCATTAATTACGGTAAGCACAACATCATTAAAACGCTCATCACGTTTATCTAAACAAAATATTTTCTTTCCCACTGTGCTCCAATCCTCTATTCTTGGTTTTTCGCCCTTAACTGTTACGAGAGCTTGAATTTTATAATTGGTATCAGTTAAGTCCGGCATACGAAATTCAATCTTTTTTATAAACCAACCGGATTTATGAAAATACAAATTCTGCATAGTACCCGGACCAAGGATTAAGCTTGAAGATCTTATAAATGCTTTTTCTTTTGAGGGTACGGAAATATCAATAACACTACCCTTCCCCTTTGAAGTCCAAATAATCGCGACAACGAGCGCAATTATTATAATGACAAAAATTCCTATTATGTAATAAATTTTATGCTTCATAAATGACATTAAAAAACCCTGACTTTTGCCAGATTCCTCCCATAATTATTATCTTCTAAATATACCACTAAACAAAATTGAAATCAATAGATAATACAGTACTATTTTTTGTTTAAAATTAGCTATTTTTAATGATTCCTATGATTGTGTAAAATTTTTCTTTTTATATGGTATTGTTTTGAATTTGATTTTCCTTTCTTATCTATATCCTTTTTAAGACCAAAAAGAGTTAGAAAACCGCCAAATGCAGACAGCCCCACAAGTCCAAATGTCCAATTAAAGCCGATAAATTCCGCCATAGCTGCGCCAAGTCCGGCAGTCACTGCAGCTGCAACACCAATAACAGTTGAATACAAACTCCACTCAAAACTTTCGTGACCCTTATCCAAATGTGTGCTCCAAAGTCCGAGCCAAGCAGGAAACGCTATTCCGCTTCCAATACCATGAATTGCTTCTGCAAGATAAATATAATTTACATGATCTGCAAAAATATAGATTAAAGGATTTAAAACTATCATTCCGTATCCAATTTTTAGCCACAGTAATTTATTATCATGTCTATCAACATACCTTGAAAAAGGTAATTGCACGGCGCTCTTAACTAAAATAAAAATGGCAGTGGCAACACCAGCGGCAAAAATCGTTCCACCCGCTAAATCATCTTTAATAAAAATGGCAATAATCGGTGCAACCAGCCCAAATCCGGTAAAATAAAAAATGTCTGCAAACATTAGATATCGTAAAGTCCTATTCATAGTTTTTTATTTTTTATAAACTAAATACGAATACAGGAAAAGATACAAAACAGAAAAAAGTATTGGAAATAATACAAAAAACATACTATACCCCTCAAAATAAGCGCTAAAAATAGCAAGAATACCTGACGCAACAAATAGCCTTGATCCCATTTTGTGTGTTTTTTCCCAAACCTCATCACTCGTTAATGTCCATGGCGTTCTAATACCAAGAAACCAATTTCTTTTTATGTGTTTCAGAATCGTTCCTATAAAAATAAATAATGCACCAGTCGCAGGCAATATTGCTTGACCCATATTAAAATAATAACCTAAATTCCAAGCAATAATCAGTCCATCCACATAAGTAAAAAATACAACCATCAATAAAATAAATGAGTTATAATATTTTCTAAATTTTTCTATATTTTTTTTAAAGGATCTATTTGCGGTAGAAACATAAAAAGCAAAATGGATATAAAAGCAACTGCCGGCATTAAAAAACTTCCCAAAACTTTAGTAGATATCCGTCAGCTTCGCCTTCTATATTCCAATGAGATACGACCTGTTCAGAAAGTTGTGAATAAAAAAATGCGCCTGCANNNNNNNNNNNNNNNNNNNNNNNNNNNNNNNNNNNNNNNNNNNNNN from Parcubacteria group bacterium CG10_big_fil_rev_8_21_14_0_10_36_14 harbors:
- a CDS encoding RNA polymerase sigma factor RpoD, whose protein sequence is MSKKNTIKKKVVKEKKKPKAKRFGFFSKKTKPTIRKKSAPKKKSLPLKKTKQAKVIKKKVQKKPVKKISTALKKTALKKVKKPKERYQKSAPPTEEQFDSLLRKAQNRGFLTEYEIISSFPEIEDYVPTYEELLYQLDRMGLSILEQREGFLGRRDEDRAMLGQPKRDDKKEGRVSVDMSLLAPDSIQMYLKEIGKISLLTPEEEIALAKRKEKNDKEAEKGLIEANLRLVISIAKKFVGKNMSLLDLIQEGNIGLFRAVKKFEYRKGFKFSTYATWWVRQAITRALADQSRTIRIPVHMVETINRLQQISRVLVQELGREPTPEEIAFEMQEDIEKVRHIQKISQDTVSLETSVGNDDEDSKLEDFIEDVKNISPDKAAARQLLKDYVRNLISDLTPREQKILEMRFGLGDGVTHTLEEVGREFDVTRERIRQIEAKALEKIQEKRDIRKLRDY
- a CDS encoding molecular chaperone, with the translated sequence MPIIKWNPFWMDDEFENIFNTKLAAFPIDVYEKDGKVIAEAPIPCVDPKKIEVAIENEVLTIKSTEEQKSEVEEKNYFRKEIRHGSFCRSVRLPVPVQEEKAEANFKDGVLTISIPKAKEEKNKKSIKIKVEER
- a CDS encoding macrolide ABC transporter ATP-binding protein, producing the protein MIKCENITKVYKRGTSELKVLDNVSFEIKKGEFVGIVGPSGSGKSTLMNILGVLDRPTTGNYKLNDRSVLDFSDDELAEMRSQKIGFVFQSFNLLSRSTVLRNVSLPLIYDKNTLPEERIKKAKRALSAAGLEEDRWTHLSNELSGGQMQRVAIARALVNEPDLILADEPTGNLDSKTGEIVLETFKKLNAEKGHTIILITHDKNVANYTDRTIEIKDGQIISDN
- a CDS encoding multidrug ABC transporter substrate-binding protein; the encoded protein is MFLKDLFQETYFSLSSNKPRSALTILGIVIGIGSVIAMVSIGAGATKNITANIESLGSNLLIVMPGVQKNSGSVVRGGMGSATTLTSEDSVAIENQIAGIKSIAPTVSTRKQVKTTKGTNTNTSIYGITPAYVDIKTLALETGTFLTDSHIDKISKVAILGPTARDDLFEEGINPIGQKIRIDSLEFTVIGVTEAKGGSGMGSADDLIYIPLSTAQHYFMGSKSVSNINIQAEKENMMTSIQEDVTNLLLKRHGISDPLSADFSIMNQTDIMNTMSSVTGTLTMLLGAIASISLLVGGIGIMNMMLTTVTERTREIGLRKSLGAKRKDISMQFLSESVMLTFIGGAIGVLLGWGVSLLINKFGGMTTDVSLWSVALAFFVAAAIGIIFGYYPARRAAALNPIEALRYE
- a CDS encoding DNA primase, which gives rise to MDNIEQIKSRINIVDFLREYIELKKAGANYKALCPFHSEKSPSLMISEDKQIWHCFGCGEGGDIFGFLMRMEGIDFPEALRILAKRAGVVLKREDPKLISQKSKLTDVLEAAALFYSAELLKSPIATEYLKNRELFKETIDNFRLGFAPQSWDALTSHLISKGFKDRDIILAGLANQKEIGGKIYDRFRGRVMFPIFNHYGTVVGFTARVLPEFDDGKLGKYINTPETPVYKKSQILYGLNFSKQEIKRQECAIFVEGNMDVIGLWQAGFKNVVATSGTALTTEQAILIKRYTSSIIMSFDADSAGIEAALRGIDVALRAGLHVKILEIPKNELGEPIVKDPDELVKKAPELWKKAVQTPKHIIDFYIDTNLCKYKLDDPKENADFCNLIISQIKKIKTSVERALWLKKLSVITGVHERDLRVEILKGRQNTAFPIAIKETEKIQEKNIEFKYLALLLGVLNEESQYLQAVSSDMLNLEIAKEFYRHIILYYNDNKLFNLDKFRAWIEELGKDTLILDKLLLLKDKEYANCTEDEVQRELKALSLYIINSYIKNKRKVLEKEMMLIEKEGNDEKMKNILEEFKKLNV